In Vicia villosa cultivar HV-30 ecotype Madison, WI unplaced genomic scaffold, Vvil1.0 ctg.000053F_1_1_2_unsc, whole genome shotgun sequence, the following proteins share a genomic window:
- the LOC131623140 gene encoding kunitz-type trypsin inhibitor-like 1 protein produces MNHVLSLILSFLLFTFITNLPSNNAAPSFGDVVDTDGNTLTQDNTYIISPANSSAYSGGITLGKATNSKCPLNVIQNNHEQGIPVKFTIPESPYSDILTFDYLEIEFTNKPDCAESSKWFVFVDNTTQLKYVGIGGPENYHGVEIIDGKFLIIEYLSESSYSLVFCFETTGEWAPVGLKEFNSEEGTSRLVLMLVDDFRVKFVKDAPLNSVVGDKISNMR; encoded by the coding sequence ATGAATCACGTTTTGTCTCTCATTCTTTCCTTCCTCCTCTTCACTTTCATCACCAATCTTCCATCAAACAATGCTGCTCCTTCTTTTGGTGATGTAGTGGACACTGATGGGAACACCCTTACCCAAGATAACACATACATCATTTCTCCAGCAAATAGTAGCGCTTATAGTGGAGGGATAACCCTAGGCAAAGCCACTAATTCAAAATGTCCACTAAATGTCATACAAAACAATCATGAACAAGGCATACCAGTTAAGTTCACCATACCAGAAAGCCCCTATAGTGACATCTTAACTTTTGATTATCTTGAGATTGAGTTCACTAACAAACCTGACTGTGCTGAATCATCGAAATGGTTCGTGTTTGTTGATAACACTACTCAACTGAAATATGTTGGTATTGGTGGTCCTGAAAACTATCATGGTGTTGAAATAATCGATGGAAAGTTTTTGATTATAGAATATCTATCTGAAAGTTCTTATAGTCTTGTATTTTGTTTCGAAACGACTGGTGAATGGGCTCCTGTTGGACTGAAAGAGTTCAATTCTGAAGAAGGTACATCACGTTTGGTTTTGATGTTAGTTGATGATTTTCGTGTCAAATTCGTTAAGGATGCTCCTCTTAATTCTGTTGTGGGTGATAAAATTAGTAATATGCGTTAG